In the genome of Paenibacillus sp. GP183, the window GCCCAGACTCCTACGGGAGGCAGCAGTAGGGAATCTTCCGCAATGGACGCAAGTCTGACGGAGCAACGCCGCGTGAGTGATGAAGGTTTTCGGATCGTAAAGCTCTGTTGCCCTAGACGAACGAGTCAGAGAGTAACTGCTCTGGCTGTGACGGTATAGGAGAAGAAAGCCCCGGCTAACTACGTGCCAGCAGCCGCGGTAATACGTAGGGGGCAAGCGTTGTCCGGAATTATTGGGCGTAAAGCGCGCGCAGGCGGTTCAGTAAGTTGGATGTTTAAAGCCGGGGCTCAACCCCGGTGCGCATCCAAAACTGGTGGACTTGAGTGTAGGAGAGGAAAGTGGAATTCCACGTGTAGCGGTGAAATGCGTAGAGATGTGGAGGAACACCAGTGGCGAAGGCGACTTTCTGGCCTATAACTGACGCTGAGGCGCGAAAGCGTGGGGAGCAAACAGGATTAGATACCCTGGTAGTCCACGCCGTAAACGATGAGTGCTAGGTGTTAGGGGTTTCGATGCCCTTGGTGCCGAAGTTAACACAGTAAGCACTCCGCCTGGGGAGTACGCTCGCAAGAGTGAAACTCAAAGGAATTGACGGGGACCCGCACAAGCAGTGGAGTATGTGGTTTAATTCGAAGCAACGCGAAGAACCTTACCAGGTCTTGACATCCCCCTGAATAGTTTAGAGATAAGCTAGGCCTTCGGGACAGGGGAGACAGGTGGTGCATGGTTGTCGTCAGCTCGTGTCGTGAGATGTTGGGTTAAGTCCCGCAACGAGCGCAACCCTTGATGTTAGTTGCCAGCGAGTAAGGTCGGGCACTCTAACGTGACTGCCGGTGACAAACCGGAGGAAGGTGGGGATGACGTCAAATCATCATGCCCCTTATGACCTGGGCTACACACGTACTACAATGGCCGGTACAACGGGAAGCGAAAGAGCGATCTGGAGCGAATCCTTAGAAGCCGGTCTCAGTTCGGATTGCAGGCTGCAACTCGCCTGCATGAAGTCGGAATTGCTAGTAATCGCGGATCAGCATGCCGCGGTGAATACGTTCCCGGGTCTTGTACACACCGCCCGTCACACCACGAGAGTTTACAACACCCGAAGTCGGTGGGGTAACCCGCAAGGGAGCCAGCCGCCGAAGGTGGGGTAGATGATTGGGGTGAAGTCGTAACAAGGTAGCCGTATCGGAAGGTGCGGCTGGATCACCTCCTTTCTATGGAGACTTGAGCGCTGCGATGCGCTCAGTCAAGAAGGCTTAGCCTTCACAAACTTCTTCTTCACTCGTTGTCAGTTTTGAGAGGGTAATGCCTTTCAACCTTTGTTCCTTGAAAACTAGATAGCGAAACGAACAAAAAGCGTGAAACTTAGAGCGTGACAACCTAACGGTTGCACGTAAATCCTTTAAGCATCATTTGTGTCACAACAAATGAATGTTTCTAGATACCCGCTGAGCAATCAGCACTGGTTAAGCTAGAAAGAGCACACGGAGGATGCCTAGGCACTAGGAGCCGAAGAAGGACGTGGCGAACGACGAAATGCCTCGGGGAGCCGTAAGCAGGCTTTGATCCGGGGATGTCCGAATGGGGGAACCCGGCTGTGGTAATGCACAGTCACCACTATCTGAATTCATAGGATAGTTGGAGGCATACCCAGGGAACTGAAACATCTAAGTACCTGGAGGAAAAGAAAACAAAAGTGATTCCGTCAGTAGCGGCGAGCGAACGCGGAGAAGCCCAAACCAGGGAGCTTGCTCCCTGGGGTTGTAGGACGTCAACATGGGGTTAGCTTGGTAGGTGAAGAGGTCTGGAAAGGCCCGGCAAAGAAGGTAAAAGCCCTGTAGCCCAAACCAAGCGAAACCCCTAGACGGATCCTGAGTACGGCGGGACACGTGAAACCCCGTCGGAATCCGGCAGGACCATCTGCCAAGGCTAAATACTCCCTAGTGACCGATAGTGAAGCAGTACCGTGAGGGAAAGGTGAAAAGCACCGCGGAAGCGGAGTGAAAAAGAACCTGAAACCGTGTGCTTACAAAAAGTCAGAGCACTTTCTATGTGTGATGGCGTGCCTTTTGTAGAATGAACCGGCGAGTTACGTTTGCATGCGAGGTTAAGTTGAAAAGACGGAGCCGCAGCGAAAGCGAGTCTGAATAGGGCGCATGAGTATGCAGGCGTAGACCCGAAACCGTGTGATCTACCCCTGTCCAGGGTGAAGGTGAGGTAACACTCACTGGAGGCCCGAACCCACGAATGTTGAAAAATTCGGGGATGAGGTGGGGGTAGCGGAGAAATTCCAATCGAACTCGGAGATAGCTGGTTCTCCCCGAAATAGCTTTAGGGCTAGCCTCGGAAAACGAGTTGTGGAGGTAAAGCACTGATTGGGTGCGGGGCCCGCCAAGGGTTACCAAGTCCAGTCAAACTCTGAATGCCACAAACTTAGATCCGGGAGTCAGACAGTGAGTGCTAAGATCCATTGTCAAGAGGGAAACAGCCCAGACCATCAGCTAAGGTCCCCAAGTACGTGTTAAGTGGGAAAGGATGTGGAGTTGCCCAGACAACCAGGATGTTGGCTTAGAAGCAGCCACCATTGAAAGAGTGCGTAATAGCTCACTGGTCGAGTGACTCTGCGCCGAAAATGTAACGGGGCTAAACACGCCACCGAAGCTATGGCTCGAACATTAATGTTCTTGGGTAGGGGAGCGTTGTATGTACGTAGAATTCTGACCGTGAGGACAGGTGGAGCGCATACAAGTGAGAATGCCGGTATAAGTAACGAAAAGATCAGTGAGAATCTGATCCGCCGAAAGCCTAAGGTTTCCTGAGGAAGGCTCGTCCGCTCAGGGTAAGTCGGGACCTAAGGCGAGGCCGAAAGGCGTAGTCGATGGACAACAGGTGGAAATTCCTGTACCACCGCAGCCGTTATGAGTGATGGAGTGACGCAGAAGGGGAAAGACGCGAGCGGATGGAAGAGCTCGTCCAAGCAGTGAGGCTGGTGTGCAGGTAAATCCGCACATCGTAAGGCTGGGCTGTGATGGGGAGGGAAAATTACAGTACCGAAGGTCATGTACTCAAGCTGCCAAGAAAAGCTTCTAGCCAGGCGAAGGTGCCCGTACCGCAAACCGACACAGGTGGGCGAGAAGAGAATTCTAAGGCGCGCGGAAGAACTCTCGTTAAGGAACTCGGCAAAATGACCCCGTAACTTCGGGAGAAGGGGTGCCTCGGTAGGGTGAATAGCCCGAGGGGGCCGCAGTGAAAAGGCCCAAGCGACTGTTTAGCAAAAACACAGGTCTGTGCGAAGCCGCAAGGCGAAGTATACGGGCTGACGCCTGCCCGGTGCTGGAAGGTTAAGAGGAGTGGTCAGCCGCAAGGTGAAGCTATGAATTGAAGCCCCAGTAAACGGCGGCCGTAACTATAACGGTCCTAAGGTAGCGAAATTCCTTGTCAGGTAAATTCTGACCCGCACGAATGGCGTAACGACTTGGGCGCTGTCTCAACGAGAGATCCGGTGAAATTTTAATACCTGTGAAGATGCAGGTTACCCGCGACAAGACGGAAAGACCCCATGGAGCTTTACTGCAGCTTGATATTGGACTTGGGTACGATCTGTACAGGATAGGTGGGAGCCGTAGATCCTCGCGCGCCAGCGTGGGAGGAGGCGCCGTTGGGATACCACCCTGATCGTACCTAGGTTCTAACCTGGTACCGTGAACCGGTATGGGGACAGTGTCAGGTGGGCAGTTTGACTGGGGCGGTCGCCTCCTAAAATGTAACGGAGGCGTTTAAAGGTTCCCTCAGAATGGTTGGAAATCATTCGCAGAGTGCAAAGGCATAAGGGAGCTTGACTGCGAGACAAACAGGTCGAGCAGGGACGAAAGTCGGACTTAGTGATCCGGTGGTACCGAATGGAAGGGCCATCGCTCAACGGATAAAAGCTACCCTGGGGATAACAGGCTTATCTCCCCCAAGAGTCCACATCGACGGGGAGGTTTGGCACCTCGATGTCGGCTCATCGCATCCTGGGGCTGAAGTAGGTCCCAAGGGTTGGGCTGTTCGCCCATTAAAGCGGTACGCGAGCTGGGTTCAGAACGTCGTGAGACAGTTCGGTCCCTATCTGTCGCGGGCGCAGGAAATTTGAGAGGAGCTGTCCTTAGTACGAGAGGACCGGGATGGACGTACCGCTGGTGTACCAGTTGTCTCGCCAGAGGCATAGCTGGGTAGCTATGTACGGAGGGGATAAGCGCTGAAAGCATCTAAGCGCGAAGCCCCCCTCAAGATGAGATTTCCCAATTCAGTAAGACCCCTTGTAGACGACGAGGTAGATAGGTTCGAGGTGGAAGTGGGGTAACCCATGCAGCTGACGAATACTAATCGGTCGAGGGCTTAACCTAAGAGCTTTCCGGAGGAAAGCTGGCTTCGGAAGCATAACTAATTTCACGCCAATGTTCGTTTCGCTGCTAGTTTTCAGGGAATAACTTTTCCTGTACACGTTTTTCCGTTTGGTGACGATGGCGGAGGGGAACCACGCGTTCCCATCTCGAACACGACCGTTAAGCCCTCCAGCGTCGATGGTACTTGAACCGCAGGGTTCTGGAAGAGTAGAACGTTGCCAAGCCCACAACAAAAAGAACTCATTTGATGAAAAATCAGATGGGTTCTTTTTTTGATGTTTATTCGAGAGAAGGGATTGTATTGGCGTATTTATTTCTTAATTCTCGAGCCGCATCCATTAACTTTTGCCCGATGTAACTCGCATTGCTTTGATAAACGGGTTCCAGGGTGCGCATCCACTCTGAGCGTTCATCGTTTGAAAGTTGATGGATTTGCATATTTCCGATCTTTTGCAAGTCCTTCCATTGCTTGAGATTTAACAAACCTGCATTCTGATTAGCCCATATAGTTGCCTCTTGCATAGATTCTTGGATAGCCCTTTTGCTGCCTTCGGGCAGAGAATCCCAGAACTCTTTATTCATCAGAACCCCATAACCGAGATAGGCGTGATTGCTTATTGTCAGATATTTTTGAACTTGATATAACTTTTTGGAGTAAATATTAGAGATTGAATTCTCGCCACCATCCACTACACCCGTTTCCATGCTCTTATAGACCTGATTAAAGGGGATAGGGACTGCAGTGGCATTAAATTGTCTGAATTGTGATTCAATAACCTTGCTCGGCAAAATGCGGAAACGTAAATCGCGAAAATCTGAGGGATGTACAAGAGGCCCCTGATTCGAGGTCATTTGTTGAAATCCGTTCTTCCAAAAGCCGAGGCCGATCATTTTTTTAGATTCAAGTGTTTGAAACAGTAACTTTCCAATCTGGCCATTAAACGCCTCATCTACCGCTTCTTCATTTGCAAGTACAAACGGTAAGTCCATCACCATCCATTCGGGGATGACCTCAGAAATATTGGAAAAGCTGGGCGCAATCATTTGAACACTGCCGCGCTGCAAGGCTTGTACTTCTTCCGATTCCGTATAAAGAGTAGAGTTTGGAAAAAGCTCAACCTTGAGATGGTCGTTCGTTTTTGCTTGAACCAAACGGGCAAACTCTCGAGCAGCCATTCCCTTTGGGGTGTTTTCAGCAACGGAAAAGCTAAATTTGATTACTGGTTCCTGCCCAAGGCCCTTTTGTTCATCATCATAAGCAGGAGGACTGCTTGAGAACTGAGAGGAAAACCCAAATCCGACTGCCGTTACCAGTCCGATCAAGACAAACAAGCAAATTCCCCAAAGTGCTCTCATCTTCATTCTCCTTCCTCATGATGAATTGCTATAAAAATGAGTGTAACATATTGTATGATGGTTAGTACAAGCCGATTGGAGGATACGCGATGCTTAAAGGAATGCGAATGAACTGGAAAATAACCATGCTCTCATTTGGCATTGTACTGTTTTCCATATGTATCGGCGGCATCATCCTGATTGGAAGGCATATTCATTTGCAAAATGAAGAGCTTGGACAAAGGCTTCAAGTAACAGCGAGTACGGTTGCGCAGCTGCCGTCTGTGATCAACGGCTTAACTGATCCCAATCATAGAGCAGACATCAATAACATTGTAGAGCGGTTGCGAATTATTCACAATGTGGATTATATTGTCGTTATGGATATGAATGGGGTTCGGTGGTCACACCCGGCTTCATCTCAGATCGGTCTGCCTTCCAAAGGAACAGATGAAGCGTCCGCCTTCGCCGAGCATACGTATATATCGAGAGCCAAAGGTGAGCAAGGTATGGCTCTTCGTGCTTTTGTTCCTATTATGAATGATCAGCATGAACAGGTTGGAGTTGCTCTAGTTGGAAAGCTGCTTCCGAGGTTAATCGGCATTATTGGGGATATGCGCGGTCAAATATACATAACTTTGCTGTTAACCTTGCTTTTTGGTGTGTGGGGGTCATGGATGCTTTCCCGTCATATAAAACAGCAAATGTTTGAGCTTGAACCTCAGGAAATTGCGCAGCTGTTAGTAGAGAGAACTGCAACTTTCAATGCGATGCACGAGGGAGTCATTGCGATTGATAGTAAGGAACAAATTACAGTATTTAATGACAAGGCCAAGCAGATGCTTCATATCGACGGGGATGTGATTGGCCGCCCGATTCAAGAGGTGCTGCCTGATACAAGGCTGGTGGAAACTTTGAAATTAAATGAACCTGTAGATAATCAAGATTTGCAAGTGGGTCAGGGGTTAATCTTAAGCAATCGGGTACCTATTCGAGTTGCGAACAAGACGGTAGGAGCCTTGGCGATTTTTCAAGATCGCACTGAGGTGACTAAAATCGCTGAGGAGCTTACAGGGGTAAAAGAATTCGTGAATGCGCTTCGTGTACAAAATCACGAATATATGAACAAGCTGCATACGATCGGTGGATTGATTCAGCTTGATCATAAGGAGAAGGCACTTGACTATCTCTTTCAAACCATGGAATCGCAAAAGGAAATCAGCAGCTTTTTGTCGCGCAGCATTATGAATGAGAATGTGGCAGGGCTGCTCCTGGGCAAAATTACCCGAGGCAAAGAGCTGGGCATAGACGTTCGGATTGATCGGCAAAGCCGTTTAAGGGAATTCCCTCAACATTTGGATCAGCATGATGTCGTGGTGCTCGTTGGTAATTTAATTGAAAATGCATTTGATGCGCTAGCCAATAAGAAGGGCGATAAAGAGATCTTCGTCAGTTTCGAACAGGATCATGAAGTGTTTTCTTTGCTTGTTGAGGATAATGGCAGCGGGATGGATGAAAGGACGAAACAGCAATTATTTGAACGCGGCTTTTCAACAAAATCGGGAGAAAGTAGAGGCATTGGTCTCTATCTGGTGTTTAGCATTGTTCAAAACAGCGGCGGCCATATTAAAGTGGATTCGGTACCTGGAGAAGGAACAAGCTTTATGCTGACCTTTCCCATGAAGGATAAAGGGGGAGAAATTTAATGAGTAAGCCGTTGATAAGAGTTGTTCTCATTGAGGATGATCTGATGGTTCAGGAGGTGAACAAGCAGTTTGTCGAAAGAGTGCCGGGCTTTAAGATTGTAGGGATTGCATCGAACGGATTGGAAGGACTCGAGAAGCTGCGGGAACTGGGGCCGGATCTGGTGTTGCTTGATATTTTTATGCCGGGTCAAAATGGGATGGAAACCTTAAAGCAAATCCGCCAGGAGCAGCTGGCAGTCGATGTGATCGTGATCACGGCCGCCAATGATATTCAAACGATTCAAACGATGCTGCAAAATGGTGCAGTCGATTATATAATGAAACCGTTTAAATTCAATCGGGTTCGGCAAGCGTTGGAGCAATATCGTTCCCTTAAAAGTAAGCTGGAGCAGGATGGCACGATAACCCAATCCGAGCTGGATCGATTGCTGCATAAGAAAAGCGAGTCGGTAGGCGATCCGCGGGAGCTGGAGAATGAACATGAATTGCCAAAGGGGCTTCAAGAGCTGACCATGAAGCAGGTACTTTCTTTTCTTGTCAATCAGTCATCATCACTATCAGCCGAGGAAGTTGCGGAAGGTGTCGGTCTTGCAAGGGTTACGGCGCGAAGATATCTCGACTATCTGGAAAAGAAAAAGCAAGTAAAGATCGATATGCAGTATGGCACTGTGGGGAGACCGATCAATCGCTATTTGTTAGTTGCTGGAAACCCAAATAAAGACCAAAAAGACCATAAGTAACAATATGGTCTAATTATTCACGCCTTTTTATGAAAGCGGTATCATAATAATATAAGTTTAATTGAAAATGAGGGATATCCAATGAAATTAATGAAAAATTTGACGTTTCAAGTGTTGTTTGCAATTGCGATAGGCATAGTGGTGGGGATTATTTTTCCGGCACAAGCAGATAATCTTAAAATTCTTGGTGATCTTTTTATTAAAATGATTAAAATGGTTATTGCTCCTATCGTATTCTTCACCATTGTTATCGGCTTTGCAAATATGGGCGATATGAAAAAAATTGGACGCATTGGCGGTAAAGCTCTGCTTTATTTTGAAATCGTCACGACTTTCGCTATGGCAATTGGAATTGCTGTGATGTATATTATTCAACCGGGGGCCGGGATGAACACATCAGCGGTCAAGGCTGCTGATGTGGCCAAATACACCAAGCAAGCAGCTGAAACCAGCCACGGATTCTTGGATTTTCTTGTAAGCATTGTTCCTGACAATGTGATGGGTGCCTTCGCGAAAGGAGAAATGCTACCAGTTCTTTTCTTCTCCGTATTGTTCGGCTTGTCTCTCGCGGCGCTTGGTGAGAAGTCCAGACCGGTTACGGATTTGTTTCAAAAACTTAATGATATCTTCTTCAGACTGGTTGCCCTGATCATGCGCTTTTCTCCGGTTGCAGCTTTTGGTGCTATGGCATATACCATCGGGAAATTTGGTGTTCACTCTTTGTTCTCACTGGGTAAAATGATGGGCTCTGTTTATATCACCATGGCTTTATTCATCTTTATTGTACTCGGCGTGATCTGTAGAATGTATGGCTTCCGCATTACAAAGCTGCTGGGTTTCATAAAAGAAGAGCTGCTGCTTGTGCTGGGTACTTCTTCTTCAGAATCCGCTCTTCCGAGAGTCATGGAGAAGCTGGAGAAATTTGGGGCGTCGAAACCGGTAGTCGGGTTGGTAGTACCTACGGGGTATTCATTTAATCTGGATGGCACTTCGATCTATCTATCCATGGCGGCGATGTTCATCGCAGAAGCATACGGTGTTCATCTAAGTGTTTTGCAGGTTTTGACTCTCTTGGGCGTTTTGATGCTCACCTCCAAAGGTGCAGCCGGTATCACAGGTTCTGGTTTCGTTACTCTGGCAGCGACATTGGCAGCAATTCCAAATAATGTGATTCCTATTGAGGGGATGGCGCTTCTGCTTGGCGTGGATCGTTTTATGTCAGAGGCGAGAGCGATTACCAATATTATCGGTAACAGCGTGGCAACGATCGTCATCGCTAAAAGTGAAAATCAGTTTAATGAGAATGCGCTAACCGCAAGCAAAGAGAATAAGGATGACAATGAGACTGTGGGCAAAGTATTTTACCAGTCCTAAATAAAAGCTGGCGCGGGTGGTAATCCGTGTCAGCTTTTTTAATTGTTTGTATTTATCTCAGGAAGGGTAATTTATAGAGGTATTTACATACTAAGGAGCGATGAGATATGGAGCTATCCGCGCAGGAAATCTGCAATTGGTTTGAATCGAATATGGACAAAACAGTGCTGATCCGAAAGGAAGAACAAACCGACTTGGATCGTATAGAGTTGGACGTTCAGGAAGTTGGCATTCTGGATCAGTCCAAATCAGAGGATGCGTACATCACGAATCAAGCCGTCGTCCTCCGCGGATTGGGAACGATTCAAAACGAGGATGGACAGAAGCAGCGTC includes:
- a CDS encoding response regulator, which produces MSKPLIRVVLIEDDLMVQEVNKQFVERVPGFKIVGIASNGLEGLEKLRELGPDLVLLDIFMPGQNGMETLKQIRQEQLAVDVIVITAANDIQTIQTMLQNGAVDYIMKPFKFNRVRQALEQYRSLKSKLEQDGTITQSELDRLLHKKSESVGDPRELENEHELPKGLQELTMKQVLSFLVNQSSSLSAEEVAEGVGLARVTARRYLDYLEKKKQVKIDMQYGTVGRPINRYLLVAGNPNKDQKDHK
- the dctA gene encoding C4-dicarboxylate transporter DctA gives rise to the protein MKLMKNLTFQVLFAIAIGIVVGIIFPAQADNLKILGDLFIKMIKMVIAPIVFFTIVIGFANMGDMKKIGRIGGKALLYFEIVTTFAMAIGIAVMYIIQPGAGMNTSAVKAADVAKYTKQAAETSHGFLDFLVSIVPDNVMGAFAKGEMLPVLFFSVLFGLSLAALGEKSRPVTDLFQKLNDIFFRLVALIMRFSPVAAFGAMAYTIGKFGVHSLFSLGKMMGSVYITMALFIFIVLGVICRMYGFRITKLLGFIKEELLLVLGTSSSESALPRVMEKLEKFGASKPVVGLVVPTGYSFNLDGTSIYLSMAAMFIAEAYGVHLSVLQVLTLLGVLMLTSKGAAGITGSGFVTLAATLAAIPNNVIPIEGMALLLGVDRFMSEARAITNIIGNSVATIVIAKSENQFNENALTASKENKDDNETVGKVFYQS
- a CDS encoding sensor histidine kinase, producing the protein MLKGMRMNWKITMLSFGIVLFSICIGGIILIGRHIHLQNEELGQRLQVTASTVAQLPSVINGLTDPNHRADINNIVERLRIIHNVDYIVVMDMNGVRWSHPASSQIGLPSKGTDEASAFAEHTYISRAKGEQGMALRAFVPIMNDQHEQVGVALVGKLLPRLIGIIGDMRGQIYITLLLTLLFGVWGSWMLSRHIKQQMFELEPQEIAQLLVERTATFNAMHEGVIAIDSKEQITVFNDKAKQMLHIDGDVIGRPIQEVLPDTRLVETLKLNEPVDNQDLQVGQGLILSNRVPIRVANKTVGALAIFQDRTEVTKIAEELTGVKEFVNALRVQNHEYMNKLHTIGGLIQLDHKEKALDYLFQTMESQKEISSFLSRSIMNENVAGLLLGKITRGKELGIDVRIDRQSRLREFPQHLDQHDVVVLVGNLIENAFDALANKKGDKEIFVSFEQDHEVFSLLVEDNGSGMDERTKQQLFERGFSTKSGESRGIGLYLVFSIVQNSGGHIKVDSVPGEGTSFMLTFPMKDKGGEI
- a CDS encoding DctP family TRAP transporter solute-binding subunit, which gives rise to MFVLIGLVTAVGFGFSSQFSSSPPAYDDEQKGLGQEPVIKFSFSVAENTPKGMAAREFARLVQAKTNDHLKVELFPNSTLYTESEEVQALQRGSVQMIAPSFSNISEVIPEWMVMDLPFVLANEEAVDEAFNGQIGKLLFQTLESKKMIGLGFWKNGFQQMTSNQGPLVHPSDFRDLRFRILPSKVIESQFRQFNATAVPIPFNQVYKSMETGVVDGGENSISNIYSKKLYQVQKYLTISNHAYLGYGVLMNKEFWDSLPEGSKRAIQESMQEATIWANQNAGLLNLKQWKDLQKIGNMQIHQLSNDERSEWMRTLEPVYQSNASYIGQKLMDAARELRNKYANTIPSLE